In Populus nigra chromosome 1, ddPopNigr1.1, whole genome shotgun sequence, one genomic interval encodes:
- the LOC133691223 gene encoding DNA-directed RNA polymerase II subunit RPB7, whose amino-acid sequence MFFHIVLERNMQLHPRFFGRNLRENIVSKLMKDVEGTCSGRHGFVVAITGIENIGKGLIRDGTGFVTFPVKYQCVVFRPFKGEILEAVVTMVNKMGFFAEAGPVQIFVSNHLIPDDMEFQTGDMPNYTTSDGSVKIQKDSEVRLKIIGTRVDATEIFCIGTIKDDFLGVINDPANA is encoded by the exons atgtttttccacatagtgTTGGAGAGGAACATGCAATTGCACCCTCGCTTCTTTGGGCGCAACCTCCGCGAGAATATTGTCTCCAAGCTCATGAAAGATGTCGAGGGCACTTGCAG TGGTCGACATGGATTTGTGGTGGCAATAACAGGCATTGAAAACATCGGGAAAGGATTGATCCGAGATGGGACAGGATTCGTGACGTTTCCAGTCAAGTACCAATGTGTCGTGTTCAGGCCATTTAAGGGAGAAATTCTAGAAGCTGTTGTTACCATGGTAAATAAG ATGGGATTTTTTGCTGAAGCTGGGCCAGTTCAAATCTTTGTTTCAAACCAT TTGATACCGGATGATATGGAGTTCCAGACTGGAGATATGCCAAACTATACAACTTCAGATGGATCG GTTAAGATTCAAAAGGATAGTGAAGTGCGATTGAAGATCATCGGAACGCGTGTTGATGCCACAGAAATT TTCTGCATTGGCACCATAAAGGATGATTTCTTGGGAGTTATAAATGATCCTGCAAATGCTTAG